A window of Solanum stenotomum isolate F172 chromosome 9, ASM1918654v1, whole genome shotgun sequence genomic DNA:
ATGCATTGCAGTTTACTTCTATAACaaacttgttttttttcctcagcatgttttttgttttatatgaTTTCATTCAGGTCCTTTCTGCAAGTACCATAATTCTTCTGTCGGCCGTGTTTGTTATGCTCATCCATCCGGTCATTGTTTCACCAGCTTTTGCTAGTTTCCAAGCGGCAGCTAAGGCTGGTGGGCCGGCTGCAGCAGCACTGGGGAGTCGATTTGTTCGGAATGAATTACTAAGCAGTGCATGGACTGGTTTCTTTGCTGGTTGCCTACACACCCTATCAGGTCCTGACCATCTTGCTGCTTTGGCTCCTTTGTCGATAGGCCGCACAAGGATGGAGAGTGCGGCAGTAGGAGCCCTCTGGGGTTGTGGTCATGATGCTGGGCAGTTGATTTTTGGCCTGTTGTTTCTGCTCTTAAAGGACAGACTCCACATTGAAGTTATTCGTACATGGGGAACAAGAGTAGTAGGCTTCACCCTTCTTGTTATCGGAGCAATGGGAATTAAAGAAGCATCTGAAGTTAATTCCCAGTTTGTTGCCCTGGAAAATGGTGATAGTGATGTTAGTGTATACGAAGGCATTAACACTCCAGTTAtcgggaagaagaagaaagtgggGTTCGCAACCTTTGCAACTGGCATTGTCCACGGGCTACAACCTGACGCGCTGCTGATAATCCTGCCAGCTCTTGCTTTGCCTTCTCGGTTGGCTGGTGCTGCCTTCTTGGGTATGTTCTTGGTTGGAACTGTTATGGCAATGGGTAGCTATACTGTGTTTATAGGCTCATGTAGTCAGGCACTGAAAGATAGAGTTCCTAGAATTACTGAAAAACTCACTTGGGCTTCTTCCCTTATTGCAATTGGTTTAGGCCTTGCTATAATCATCAGCCAATTTTTTGGTTTTAGCTTATACTAATCGCAATCCGGCGTTTCATTTGTTTATCCTCAATATTAggtaatgtatttttttttttcagattatattttttgattgaAGATTCATCTTGTAGCATTATTAATGATATCTTCAAGTTCATTTGTTTATCTTCATTCTCTTCCTATTTGCAAGTTTCTACCTCTACGTTTCTTTGTCTctcaatttgtttgtcctattttgacttgacacaattAGCATTAAAAATCCTGTTGCGGAAATATGATCTTTGGTTGCAGTCGCAAATGCGAGGAGTATAAATGAGAGTCTTTCCCCGTTTCAATACAAGATTGattctaaaattattaaagAGTAGTAACTTAAATTGGAGACAACAAGATCAAAActacaaaatattaaatattgatCAATCGAAACCAAAGTTACTGAACCAAGAGGGGACAAAATCCAATGGCGGCTATTCGTAAATTGAAATCACTATGATAAGCCAAAGAGTATGTACATTCCAACTAaacaaaccaaaaacaaaaaaatagacaaCAAAGGCACCGTTAGAATCATATCCAACTTTAGGCACAACGACGAGGGAGAAATGACACATGATTAGGGTCTTAGGCCATAAGCAGTTGTTAGTTGAAAATCTCAGATCATTTCCTACAGAATGGATGCATCAAAGAATTTCCCAATTCAAGTCATCACCAAAGAAGCTTCTACCTGGAAGGACAATTGAATGTGTGACTATAACACGGTATACAGAAAACCAAAATGCACTGTCCAGAAAAACATTATTGCAGAAGCCTCTTGTTTTACGTCTACGTCAGTGCTACTGTTTTTTGTTCATGTCATACAGCACACAAGCATCAGCCGCGGTTTTCATCTGAACCAGAAGATAATTGTCATATTGAGAACATTTTACACAAGGCAAATAAGATATTACATGGGCTATCAAAAACTAGCATAGGTAGTAGTTATCTACCTGTATAACATTAACAAATTGCTTGATTGCCCATCCGAACAGAAGAAGAGCAAGTAAGACGAGATAAATCCAACTTGCCGTGGCAGTATTTACAAGAACCTTAATATGAAATGCAGAAACTGTCAATGAGCTTCTTAAACACAGgcaacaaaaatagaaagataTGAAAATCATAATAGCTGAGATCTTACATCGATAAGACTTTCAGTCTCTTTCCTTGCAAGAAGGAACAATGTAATATAAAGAACCTGGTAAATAAGAACTAAAATCAGATAACAATTGTGTATGCATGAAGAATTTCTCAGCTTTCCAGAATTGATAGAGATAGTTACCTCACATGACACGCAGCAGTAGCCCATGAACATCCTATTTCCATAATAAAGCCTGAATAGCCAGCTGCTGCTGTCTTTGACATCTTTGTGACTTGTCTTTCCTACTAAAAAGGTACTGCAATAATTTTTCCAGAAAACTCAGTTGAGAACACATGATAATCAGAAGTCTAAACACATTACAACAGAAAACACAAAGCAGAATCAATCTTTGCCTAAATGATATGTGCTATTGGAGAGTTAATTACCTATACATTTGCAACCAATGGCTGGAAATATCAAGCGCAAGCAACGACAAGAAAACTAAACCAGGCCTGAAAGCAAGAAGACACAGGAGgaaataaatcttaaatatgCCAGAACTTTAACAGTGCAAAATCTTACGCAGACAGGAGTTGATGAAGATACCTATAAACCTGTGAAAGAATAACCAGCAGGCAGGCAGTGCTAACCCTGAAAAATCATACGGCCCACATAAACAAAAAAGCAGATTTGAGTCCTAATGTGAAAGCAAGGGCTGTGCATTAAATGTTCAACCACAAGGGTTTTGGGGTAGGGATTAAAGTTGAGGGTTAGAAATGTGGCACTACCTATCTGTCACCATGTCCAAAACAGCCCCAAATGTTGAAGCTGAATCCAGAGAGGAAAATTGACAATCAAATATATGGCAGGTCTTACATATGAAATTCAGATATAGTTTTATCAAAGCCAGACAACAAGAATTCAAACTCACAGATGATAGACACTATTATCATCtataaccttttttttaatgaagttATTAACCTGTATAAAATTTTGGACCACATGTCACCAGTAACCAATAACTTAAACTCCAGAAAGATTTAGTGGAGTGCACCAGGTCCGTACTGTAGAGCAGCACATGGGCAACGAGCAAAAGCTCAGTTAGCAAGCTACCTTAACAGACtactacccccccccccccNtaaaaattgagctaatatTGTGTGAACCGATGGCCCACATATCAGATATTATACTGATAAGAACAACTACTACACTTATCTTAGTCAAAAGGCCGAGAAGAGGTATACAAATACTTACCTTTTAAAGAGGGGTGCGTGTGTAAATTGTGAAGGAGAAGGGCAGGAGTGGAGTACATAGAAGTTCCTTAATGCATATTGCAACTGTCCAATAATACCATACTTCTTTACTGTGTTTGGTTACACTTAGAATATGTAAACAGAAAATGTCCAACATTCATGTATGTTCTAAACCAGTAATATATAGCCTCAAATAGATCCATTATTGACTACTTAATCTAAGGAATATTTTCATCTCTGCCTAACTGAATTTGAAAAAGTGTAGCATGTTCTAATCTCAGATAAAGGAGGGTTGCCTTTATTCACCTCCTCCGTAAGCACATAATCTTTATTCAATACTTGACCTCTAGGCAATTGCTGACTATTTAAACTTATTGTGGGTCCTCAGAGACAGCTTTCTCTTCAGCTCCTGTGCTTTTACCTTCCCCGTAAAGCTGCAAGAAAGCGAGTTCCACACAAACAACTGATTAGGTATCTTATACGTGGCAATCTCTCCTTTGCACATTCCGAAAGTTCTTGCCTTAGTGCAAATTTTAATTcctcaattttctttctttaagcTCAGTGTCAGGGACAACAATTGCTCACACCACCTCACCATAGTCTTTGACAGGTAATCTTAACACCAACATGGATGCTCTAACGGAGCTACTTCAAATTCCAATACTAAACTT
This region includes:
- the LOC125877893 gene encoding uncharacterized protein LOC125877893, which translates into the protein MEKLINSTTQFPSKLHHLNPSHPLLPTRIRHVDFKLPSLLRRVNSLSIKCCHDSSSFSETQNGYEENPFVFPGSAYGSESKTHFLKLIGERISQQNKVLSASTIILLSAVFVMLIHPVIVSPAFASFQAAAKAGGPAAAALGSRFVRNELLSSAWTGFFAGCLHTLSGPDHLAALAPLSIGRTRMESAAVGALWGCGHDAGQLIFGLLFLLLKDRLHIEVIRTWGTRVVGFTLLVIGAMGIKEASEVNSQFVALENGDSDVSVYEGINTPVIGKKKKVGFATFATGIVHGLQPDALLIILPALALPSRLAGAAFLGMFLVGTVMAMGSYTVFIGSCSQALKDRVPRITEKLTWASSLIAIGLGLAIIISQFFGFSLY
- the LOC125877902 gene encoding probable CDP-diacylglycerol--inositol 3-phosphatidyltransferase 2: MAGKSKPKPLNVYLYIPNIIGYLRILMNCVAFAVCFVDKKLFSLLYFVSFVCDALDGWFARKFNQASTFGAVLDMVTDRVSTACLLVILSQVYRPGLVFLSLLALDISSHWLQMYSTFLVGKTSHKDVKDSSSWLFRLYYGNRMFMGYCCVSCEVLYITLFLLARKETESLIDVLVNTATASWIYLVLLALLLFGWAIKQFVNVIQMKTAADACVLYDMNKKQ